The Pseudomonadota bacterium genomic interval ACGCGCGGGGACCGGCTGTTTCTGTCGTTGCTCGGCTCGGCCTACATCTTCCTTGCGTGGCTGGCGCTCTTCGGCATGCCGCTCTGGGTGCCACTCGGCCTCGCGATCCTCTGGGGCACGTTTTGCTTCCTCAAAGTCTAGTGTTGCCCCCGAGGCTTGCGGCGTGCGCGGCACTGTGGGAGCGCCGTCCTCACTGG includes:
- a CDS encoding DUF2160 domain-containing protein yields the protein MLTWMAWTWPTALLFIGIFSAMGIITAIEIARPGTSERRGALGLTTTRGDRLFLSLLGSAYIFLAWLALFGMPLWVPLGLAILWGTFCFLKV